Proteins co-encoded in one Nicotiana sylvestris chromosome 7, ASM39365v2, whole genome shotgun sequence genomic window:
- the LOC104223005 gene encoding putative serine/threonine-protein kinase: protein MGCSCFGAFKSYKDNRETQVQELTTNNVRLFSYNSLRSATGHFHPSNKIGGGGFGVVYKGVLRDGTHVAIKCLSAESKQGTNEFLTEINMISDTRHPNLVQLIGCCVESDNRMLIYEYLENNSLACALLGSKGKRVALDWPKRVAICLGTASGLAFLHEEATPPIVHRDIKASNVLIDENFQPKIGDFGLAKLFPENVTHLSTRVAGTVGYLAPEYALFGQLTKKADVYSFGVLLLEIISGRSSSKAAFGVDLLILVEWVWKLREEGRLLDIVDPELTEYPEAELLRFIKVALFCTQAAPTQRPNMKQVIDMLSKEVSLNEKLLTAPGVYRPHSSKRSSYDSLQKSSSGDKKGMQSVNPFATSTKFESFQSVTQMLPR, encoded by the exons ATGGGTTGTAGTTGCTTTGGTGCTTTCAAATCATATAAGGATAATAGAGAGACTCAAGTCCAAG AGCTTACCACCAACAATGTGAGGCTTTTTTCATATAACTCATTGAGATCAGCAACAGGACACTTCCATCCATCTAACAAGATAGGAGGTGGCGGTTTTGGAGTTGTTTATAAG GGAGTTTTGAGAGATGGAACTCATGTTGCCATTAAATGTCTCTCTGCTGAATCAAAACAAGGGACCAATGAATTCTTGACAGAGATTAATATGATTTCAGATACTCGACATCCAAATCTTGTTCAGTTGATTGGTTGTTGTGTTGAGAGTGACAATAGAATGTTGATATATGAATACTTGGAGAATAACAGCCTTGCCTGTGCTTTACTTG GTTCTAAAGGTAAACGTGTTGCCCTGGATTGGCCCAAGAGAGTTGCTATTTGTTTAGGTACAGCATCTGGTTTAGCATTTCTTCATGAGGAAGCAACACCACCAATTGTTCATCGAGATATTAAGGCCAGTAATGTCCTTATTgatgaaaattttcaacctaaaatTGGCGATTTTGGTCTGGCAAAGCTTTTCCCTGAAAATGTGACTCATCTTAGTACGCGAGTGGCAGGAACAGT AGGTTACCTTGCTCCCGAGTACGCCTTGTTTGGACAACTCACAAAAAAGGCTGATGTCTACAGTTTCGGAGTTCTTCTACTTGAGATCATAAGTGGAAGAAGCAGTAGTAAAGCAGCATTTGGAGTGGATCTCTTGATTCTGGTGGAATGG GTATGGAAGCTTAGAGAAGAAGGGCGGCTACTAGATATCGTTGATCCAGAGCTAACAGAGTATCCAGAAGCTGAATTACTGCGCTTCATCAAAGTTGCTCTTTTTTGCACACAAGCAGCACCTACCCAAAGACCTAACATGAAACAAGTGATTGATATGTTGTCTAAAGAAGTCAGTCTCAATGAGAAGTTGTTAACTGCGCCAGGAGTCTACAGACCACATAGCTCGAAACGATCAAGTTATGATAGTCTTCAGAAATCATCCTCCGGGGACAAGaaagggatgcaatctgttaatCCATTTGCAACATCAACAAAGTTTGAGAGTTTTCAGAGTGTCACACAAATGCTTCCTAGATAA
- the LOC104223015 gene encoding clathrin light chain 2-like translates to MPSQSAHDSAADGDAAVTPPLDDDGYEVVKGAGEDSGDHYFGSQPMMSDEADQSSTGENEPILPPPERMVAEEGFALREWRRLNAIRLEEKEKREKEIVREIIEEAEEYKAEYYRKWKLRCENNIAANREKEKLFLVNQEKFHAEANKTYWRAIGELIPKEIPTIEKKGKKDKEKKPSIVVIQGPKPGKPTELSRMRQILVKLKHNPPAHMTPSPKPSLEPGKDAKTRAKTPAASASASTSARPQATAAP, encoded by the exons ATGCCATCACAGTCAGCACACGACTCCGCCGCTGACGGCGACGCTGCGGTGACTCCGCCGTTGGACGACGACGGCTACGAGGTGGTCAAGGGTGCAGGTGAAGACTCGGGGGACCATTATTTTGGTTCGCAACCGATGATGTCTGATGAAGCTGATCAGTCGTCCACCGGAGAAAATGAACCGATTCTCCCTCCGCCGGAACGTATGGTGGCGGAGGAAGGCTTTGCCCTCAGAGAGTGGCGGCG ATTGAATGCAATACGGCTTGAGGAGAAGGAGAAAAGGGAGAAAGAAATTGTAAGGGAAATAATtgaagaagcagaggaatacaaAGCAGAGTACTATAGGAAATGGAAACTTAGATGTGAAAACAACATAGCTGCTAACCGGGAGAAGGAGAAG TTATTCCTGGTAAACCAAGAGAAGTTCCATGCTGAAGCTAATAAGACTTATTGGAGGGCAATTGGAGAGCTTATCCCAAAGGAGATCCCGACGATAGAAAAGAAGGGAAAGAAGGATAAGGAGAAGAAGCCATCCATCGTTGTCATCCAAGGACCCAAGcctgggaagccaactgagctcTCTAGAATGCGTCAAATACTGGTGAAACTCAAACACAACCCACCTGCACATATGACGCCTTCACCAAAACCATCTTTAGAACCTGGAAAAGATGCAAAGACAAGAGCGAAAACTCCTGCTGcctctgcctctgcctctacctcTGCAAGGCCTCAAGCTACTGCTGCACCTTGA